Proteins encoded within one genomic window of Manis pentadactyla isolate mManPen7 chromosome 4, mManPen7.hap1, whole genome shotgun sequence:
- the KCNJ12 gene encoding ATP-sensitive inward rectifier potassium channel 12 isoform X1, which produces MTTASRANPYSIVSSEEDGLHLVTMSGANGFGNGKVHTRRRCRNRFVKKNGQCNIEFANMDEKSQRYLADMFTTCVDIRWRYMLLLFSLAFLASWLLFGVIFWVIAVAHGDLEPAEGRGRTPCVMQVHGFMAAFLFSIETQTTIGYGLRCVTEECPVAVFMVVAQSIVGCIIDSFMIGAIMAKMARPKKRAQTLLFSHNAVVALRDGKLCLMWRVGNLRKSHIVEAHVRAQLIKPRVTEEGEYIPLDQIDIDVGFDKGLDRIFLVSPITILHEIDEASPLFGISRQDLETDDFEIVVILEGMVEATAMTTQARSSYLANEILWGHRFEPVLFEEKNQYKIDYSHFHKTYEVPSTPRCSAKELVENKFLLPSANSFCYENELAFLSRDEEDEVDGDQDSCSPQARHDFDRPQASSSGGLEQRPYRRESEI; this is translated from the coding sequence ATGACCACAGCCAGCCGGGCCAACCCCTACAGCATCGTGTCGTCGGAAGAGGACGGGCTGCATCTGGTCACCATGTCGGGTGCCAACGGCTTTGGTAACGGGAAGGTGCACACACGGCGCAGGTGTCGGAACCGCTTTGTGAAGAAGAACGGCCAGTGTAACATCGAGTTTGCCAACATGGACGAGAAGTCGCAGCGCTACCTGGCTGACATGTTCACCACCTGCGTGGACATCCGCTGGCGCTACATGCTGCTGCTCTTTTCACTGGCCTTCCTGGCCTCCTGGCTACTGTTCGGTGTCATCTTCTGGGTCATCGCCGTGGCCCATGGAGACCTGGAGCCAGCCGAGGGCCGGGGCCGCACGCCCTGTGTCATGCAGGTGCACGGCTTCATGGCTGCCTTCCTCTTCTCCATCGAGACGCAGACCACCATTGGCTACGGGCTGCGCTGTGTGACGGAGGAGTGCCCTGTGGCCGTGTTCATGGTGGTGGCACAGTCCATCGTGGGCTGCATCATCGACTCCTTCATGATCGGTGCCATCATGGCCAAGATGGCCCGGCCCAAGAAGCGGGCGCAGACACTGCTGTTCAGCCATAATGCTGTGGTGGCTCTGCGCGATGGCAAGCTCTGCCTCATGTGGCGCGTGGGCAACCTGCGCAAGAGCCACATCGTGGAAGCCCACGTGCGGGCTCAGCTCATCAAGCCGAGGGTCACAGAGGAGGGTGAGTACATCCCGCTGGACCAGATCGACATCGACGTCGGCTTTGACAAGGGTCTCGACCGCATCTTCCTGGTGTCGCCCATCACCATCCTGCACGAGATCGATGAGGCCAGCCCGCTCTTCGGCATCAGCCGGCAGGACCTGGAGACAGACGACTTTGAGATCGTGGTCATCCTGGAGGGCATGGTGGAGGCCACAGCCATGACCACCCAGGCCCGCAGCTCCTACCTGGCCAACGAGATTCTGTGGGGCCACCGCTTCGAGCCTGTCCTCTTTGAGGAGAAGAACCAGTACAAAATTGACTACTCGCACTTCCACAAGACCTACGAGGTACCGTCCACGCCCCGCTGCAGCGCCAAGGAACTGGTGGAGAACAAGTTCCTGCTGCCCAGCGCCAACTCCTTCTGCTATGAGAATGAGCTGGCCTTTCTGAGCCGCGACGAGGAGGACGAGGTGGACGGAGACCAGGATAGCTGCAGCCCCCAGGCCAGGCATGACTTTGACAGGCCCCAGGCCAGcagcagtggaggcctggagCAGCGGCCCTATAGACGGGAGTCAGAGATCTGA
- the KCNJ12 gene encoding ATP-sensitive inward rectifier potassium channel 12 isoform X2 has product MQLERRLPKPGTAARRTRCAPLPGTDRGAAPSGAGLGTSQGPPVPGMTTASRANPYSIVSSEEDGLHLVTMSGANGFGNGKVHTRRRCRNRFVKKNGQCNIEFANMDEKSQRYLADMFTTCVDIRWRYMLLLFSLAFLASWLLFGVIFWVIAVAHGDLEPAEGRGRTPCVMQVHGFMAAFLFSIETQTTIGYGLRCVTEECPVAVFMVVAQSIVGCIIDSFMIGAIMAKMARPKKRAQTLLFSHNAVVALRDGKLCLMWRVGNLRKSHIVEAHVRAQLIKPRVTEEGEYIPLDQIDIDVGFDKGLDRIFLVSPITILHEIDEASPLFGISRQDLETDDFEIVVILEGMVEATAMTTQARSSYLANEILWGHRFEPVLFEEKNQYKIDYSHFHKTYEVPSTPRCSAKELVENKFLLPSANSFCYENELAFLSRDEEDEVDGDQDSCSPQARHDFDRPQASSSGGLEQRPYRRESEI; this is encoded by the coding sequence GGGCTGCCCCTTCCGGAGCTGGCCTGGGGACGAGCCAGGGCCCCCCTGTCCCCGGGATGACCACAGCCAGCCGGGCCAACCCCTACAGCATCGTGTCGTCGGAAGAGGACGGGCTGCATCTGGTCACCATGTCGGGTGCCAACGGCTTTGGTAACGGGAAGGTGCACACACGGCGCAGGTGTCGGAACCGCTTTGTGAAGAAGAACGGCCAGTGTAACATCGAGTTTGCCAACATGGACGAGAAGTCGCAGCGCTACCTGGCTGACATGTTCACCACCTGCGTGGACATCCGCTGGCGCTACATGCTGCTGCTCTTTTCACTGGCCTTCCTGGCCTCCTGGCTACTGTTCGGTGTCATCTTCTGGGTCATCGCCGTGGCCCATGGAGACCTGGAGCCAGCCGAGGGCCGGGGCCGCACGCCCTGTGTCATGCAGGTGCACGGCTTCATGGCTGCCTTCCTCTTCTCCATCGAGACGCAGACCACCATTGGCTACGGGCTGCGCTGTGTGACGGAGGAGTGCCCTGTGGCCGTGTTCATGGTGGTGGCACAGTCCATCGTGGGCTGCATCATCGACTCCTTCATGATCGGTGCCATCATGGCCAAGATGGCCCGGCCCAAGAAGCGGGCGCAGACACTGCTGTTCAGCCATAATGCTGTGGTGGCTCTGCGCGATGGCAAGCTCTGCCTCATGTGGCGCGTGGGCAACCTGCGCAAGAGCCACATCGTGGAAGCCCACGTGCGGGCTCAGCTCATCAAGCCGAGGGTCACAGAGGAGGGTGAGTACATCCCGCTGGACCAGATCGACATCGACGTCGGCTTTGACAAGGGTCTCGACCGCATCTTCCTGGTGTCGCCCATCACCATCCTGCACGAGATCGATGAGGCCAGCCCGCTCTTCGGCATCAGCCGGCAGGACCTGGAGACAGACGACTTTGAGATCGTGGTCATCCTGGAGGGCATGGTGGAGGCCACAGCCATGACCACCCAGGCCCGCAGCTCCTACCTGGCCAACGAGATTCTGTGGGGCCACCGCTTCGAGCCTGTCCTCTTTGAGGAGAAGAACCAGTACAAAATTGACTACTCGCACTTCCACAAGACCTACGAGGTACCGTCCACGCCCCGCTGCAGCGCCAAGGAACTGGTGGAGAACAAGTTCCTGCTGCCCAGCGCCAACTCCTTCTGCTATGAGAATGAGCTGGCCTTTCTGAGCCGCGACGAGGAGGACGAGGTGGACGGAGACCAGGATAGCTGCAGCCCCCAGGCCAGGCATGACTTTGACAGGCCCCAGGCCAGcagcagtggaggcctggagCAGCGGCCCTATAGACGGGAGTCAGAGATCTGA